From a region of the Salmo trutta chromosome 10, fSalTru1.1, whole genome shotgun sequence genome:
- the LOC115201111 gene encoding growth/differentiation factor 2-like: protein MQCSRRFFFQMCLSLLVSTGSCRCKPLNDVLQREDRGGFSETSERDLVEEEDRLHSFLGTMKEEFLRKLNLSDVPHEQSKVYPPPFMIELYNKYASDSSSMPRSDVIRSFTVQDVSHSERNGTKSKHRLLFNVTVPNHEEVTMAELRLFTLLDNRTTSTSTNGIVASIKVYEVEYKGNKAIAHLVDGKEVIGTHHSWETFDVTTAIQSWVKSDRGASEFEVVVDRWDCGPFKGGGLDVSVGVGGRDNTAAALIVFSDDLGSRKREAKKELREMIVHEEETLFSGSDWQGSDYNEIPLDLHPRRKRQADTNYCRRTSMRVNFKDIGWDQWIVAPPEYDAFECRGVCYYPLTDDMTPSKHALIQTLVNLKNPKKANMACCVPTKLDPITVMYQENGVITIRHPYEEMKVAECGCR, encoded by the exons ATGCAGTGCTCAAGGCGTTTCTTCTTCCAGATGTGTCTGAGTTTGCTGGTGTCCACGGGCTCCTGTCGGTGCAAACCACTGAACGATGTCCTCCAAAGGGAAGATCGCGGGGGCTTCTCTGAGACTTCCGAGCGGGACCTGGTCGAAGAGGAGGACAGGTTACACAGCTTTCTGGGAACCATGAAGGAAGAGTTTCTGAGGAAACTCAATTTATCCGATGTCCCACATGAGCAAAGCAAGGTATACCCGCCGCCGTTCATGATTGAACTGTACAACAAGTATGCCTCCGACTCGTCCTCGATGCCTCGTTCTGATGTCATTCGCAGCTTCACCGTTCAAG ACGTCAGTCACTCTGAAAGAAATGGCACCAAGTCAAAACACAGACTTCTGTTCAATGTAACTGTCCCAAATCACGAAGAGGTCACCATGGCGGAACTCAGGCTGTTCACCCTGCTGGATAATAGGACAACCTCAACCTCTACCAATGGGATCGTGGCTTCCATAAAGGTCTATGAAGTGGAGTATAAAGGAAACAAGGCCATTGCCCACCTTGTGGATGGGAAAGAGGTCATTGGTACCCATCACTCTTGGGAAACTTTTGATGTGACCACTGCCATCCAGAGTTGGGTCAAGTCGGACCGCGGGGCCAGTGAGTTTGAAGTGGTGGTCGACAGGTGGGACTGTGGGCCTTTCAAAGGTGGAGGTTTGGACGTGAGCgtgggggtgggtgggagggataACACGGCAGCTGCTTTGATCGTCTTCTCTGATGACCTGGGGAGCAGGAAGAGAGAGGCCAAGAAGGAGCTGAGGGAGATGATAGTTCATGAGGAAGAGACACTCTTCTCAGGGAGCGACTGGCAAGGGAGCGACTACAATGAGATCCCCTTGGACTTACACCCCAGGCGGAAGAGGCAGGCGGACACCAACTACTGCCGACGGACCTCCATGCGAGTCAACTTCAAAGATATCGGCTGGGACCAGTGGATCGTAGCGCCCCCTGAGTATGACGCCTTTGAGTGTAGAGGGGTGTGTTACTACCCCCTGACTGACGACATGACCCCTTCCAAACACGCTCTCATCCAAACCCTGGTCAATCTCAAGAACCCCAAAAAAGCCAACATGGCGTGTTGCGTTCCCACAAAACTGGACCCCATCACGGTCATGTACCAGGAGAATGGTGTCATCACTATACGACACCCGTACGAGGAGATGAAGGTGGCAGAGTGTGGATGTAGGTAG